AGGACTGTAGCAGTGAGAGAGCAGGGAGTCGGGAGTCGGGAGTCGGTAGGGGCGGGTTTGGAAACCCGCCCGTACGGGAGTCGGGAATCGGGAGTTGCACTGTTTTTCTCCTCTGCTCCCCTGCCCCTCTGCTCCCCTGCTTCCTTGTCTCCCTTGTCCCCCTTGTCTCCCTTGTCTCCTTTATCCTCCCGCTCAAAAAATACAATCTTCGCCCCAGGTGCTAAACGTCTCCCTGGTTTGACTAAAGCTAACCATACATTCGGCTGGCGTTCTTCTAACAGTAATACTTCCACTGCCGCACCGCTAGGTTTTTGTCCGTAGAGACGGGCGGGAATTACCCGCGTATCGTTCATAACCAGCAAATCGTCTTTTTGAAGAAATTCTGGTAAATCGCGAAAAATTTGATGGGCGTGACTATCGAGATTTACTACTAACAGGCGAGAACTATCTCTGGGAGAAACTGGATTTTGAGCGATCCGTTCTGCTGGTAATTCGTAATCATAACTCGATAAAGAGTAGTCTAATTCAGATTTAGCAGAAGACGTCAAGTCAAAATTAGGTGTTTTTACGGAATTCAATGCAGACAGTGCATCTTTAAATTGATTGATATGCATTTTTTGTGAGCGTGACGTTCGGTATTCTAACGGATTTTAAGTAAGATTTTGAATTGATGCGATCGCATGGGTATTTGGGTGAATCTACCCAGGTGGAGTGGGTGTTTGACGCTAGTATCGTCGCGGTCAATTCGCAAAAATATAAATGTAGGAATAGCTTGTTTCCCCAGCAAGGATATGGAATACCTTTACTATCTTGCCAACGCCAGCCTCACATTGAGGATCGTTGAACATTTGCATGGCAGACCCCAGATGCCCTTGAGTTTCATTACCGTAATTCATCAAATTGATGGCTGGGTTGTGAAGGTGAAAATGAAATCTCCTCTCAACTCTCAACAAGATGGTGATTTCCGCGCTTTTTTAAATGAACTGGGAATTCCCTACGAAGCACCGATCCGCGTCAGAATGGCGTTATGGAGTTTGGAAGCCGGACAATCTCCGGTAGACGTGATGCGTCGCTATCAAGTCGCAATTGTCTCTCACGGCAACCCAGAACGGGAAGAAATAGAAACATTTCGGCAACAATTTGTCAAGGGATTGGGTTATTGTCCCGAAACTTTGGCTTAAATCGGCAGCAACAGAATTGCAGGCTGAAATTGAAGCCTGAAATTGAGATATGGCGATCGCATCAATCAAAAGCAGCGGATAAGTATTCTTGTAGCACGAGTTGATAACCAGCGACTATAACTGCTTGTCCTAACTGCACTGACAGAGACGATAAGTCAGGGGAAATGTCAAGTGTAGGCGATGCCTGTCTCAATCGAGCCAACGATAATTTACGATGTTGGACTAGCGCCACATCAAAGCGGCATTGGTAGGTAGCTAAATTTGGAGAGACACTCAAAAAGTACTCCGCAGCTTGCCAAAGCCGTATTTGTTTTTGCGGTGTAATCGCCAACAAACCACCTGCATCCCAGTTATTTTGCTTGCGGGTTTTGACTTCAATAAAGGCTAAGAGGGGAGTCGGGAGTCGGGAGTTGGGAGTCGGGAATGGGTGGTGCGCGATCGTGTCCCCCTTGTCTCCCTTGTCCTCCTTGTCCCCCTTGTCCCTCTCACGTACATCCAACTTCGCAACCAAATCCAACTCTCCCCAAGGACAGCGCCAACGACGGTGCAGGATTTCCCAACCGGAAGATTGCAGCCACCGAGCGACGAGATCTTCTCCAAGTACGCCAATGTCGGGATAATGAAAGGCAGGATGGTTTGCCATGAGCTGAAAGATTATGAATTCTGGGCTAGGAAATCGAATTTGGAAATCTATATTCGCTGTTGTACTGTGGGGTGCGATCGCATTTTCAGTACTTCTTGCTATTGTTCCCCCTGCTGTAGCGCTGGATTACAACAAAGAAAGTTTGATTGAGACAGATTTCTCTGGGCGGGACTTGACGGACTCTAGCTTCAGCCACGCCAATTTGCGTAGTAGTAACTTCAGTCACTCTAATTTAGAAGGAGTTAGTTTGTTTGCTGCTAATTTAGATTCGGCAAATTTTGAGGGGGCGAATTTGGCAAGCGCCACTCTAGACTCGGCACGATTAACTAGAGCCAATTTAAAGGATGCTATTTTAGAAGGCGCATTTGCGGCAAATACCAAATTTGACGGTGCAGTCATCGACGGAGCCGATTTCACGGATGTGTTGATGCGCCGCGACGTGCAAGATAAATTGTGTCAAGTTGCTAAAGGTGTTAACCCAACTACAGGACGTGCTACCCGCGATACTTTATTCTGTCCGTAAGCGATCGCAATCTTTATCGCAATCTTTTACGATGAAGCTTGTCGTGTCATTTCACGAGGACTAATAGATGATTCGTGCCTACGCAGCTTTAGAAAAAGGTGGAGAACTCAAGCCTTTCGAGTACGAGCCAAAACCGCTCGGTAGCGAAGATGTAGAGATTGACGTAGAATACTGCGGGATTTGCCATAGCGACTTGAGTATGCTCCATAATGACTGGGGCATGACACAATATCCCTTTGTTCCAGGACACGAAGTTGTAGGCAAGATTGCGGATGTTGGCAGTGCCGTAAAAAAACTCCAAGTCGGACAGCGGGTCGGATTGGGATGGTATTCGCGATCGTGCATGACTTGCGAGTGGTGTATGTCTGGCAATCACAACCTTTGTGCCACCGCAGAAGGTACAATTGTCGGTCGCTATGGTGGTTTTGCTGACAAGGTGCGCGCCCATGAAGCTTGGGTTGCTCCCCTACCCGATGCCATGCAGCCAGTGTCAGCCGGACCCTTATTTTGTGGCGGAATTACGGTTTTTAACCCAATCGTCCAATTTGATGTTAAGCCTACCGATCGCGTTGGAGTCATTGGTATTGGCGGCTTGGGACACATGGCATTGAGATTTCTTCATGCTTGGGGCTGCGATGTCAGTGCCTTTTCCAGCAGCGCCGATAAGGAACCAGAAGCAAGGGAAATGGGTGCTAACCACTTCATCAACTCCCGCGATCCAAATGCACTTAAATCGGTAGAAGGCTCTTTTGACTTGATTCTTTCTACTGTGAATGCCGATCTAGACTGGAGTACATACATTGCCTGTTTGCGTCCTAAAGGACGATTG
This window of the Chroococcidiopsis thermalis PCC 7203 genome carries:
- a CDS encoding YraN family protein; protein product: MANHPAFHYPDIGVLGEDLVARWLQSSGWEILHRRWRCPWGELDLVAKLDVRERDKGDKEDKGDKGDTIAHHPFPTPNSRLPTPLLAFIEVKTRKQNNWDAGGLLAITPQKQIRLWQAAEYFLSVSPNLATYQCRFDVALVQHRKLSLARLRQASPTLDISPDLSSLSVQLGQAVIVAGYQLVLQEYLSAAFD
- a CDS encoding pentapeptide repeat-containing protein, whose protein sequence is MNSGLGNRIWKSIFAVVLWGAIAFSVLLAIVPPAVALDYNKESLIETDFSGRDLTDSSFSHANLRSSNFSHSNLEGVSLFAANLDSANFEGANLASATLDSARLTRANLKDAILEGAFAANTKFDGAVIDGADFTDVLMRRDVQDKLCQVAKGVNPTTGRATRDTLFCP
- the ahr gene encoding NADPH-dependent aldehyde reductase Ahr, with the translated sequence MIRAYAALEKGGELKPFEYEPKPLGSEDVEIDVEYCGICHSDLSMLHNDWGMTQYPFVPGHEVVGKIADVGSAVKKLQVGQRVGLGWYSRSCMTCEWCMSGNHNLCATAEGTIVGRYGGFADKVRAHEAWVAPLPDAMQPVSAGPLFCGGITVFNPIVQFDVKPTDRVGVIGIGGLGHMALRFLHAWGCDVSAFSSSADKEPEAREMGANHFINSRDPNALKSVEGSFDLILSTVNADLDWSTYIACLRPKGRLHFVGVVPNPISTEIFPLIMAQRSISGSPLGSPATVTQMLDFATRHQIEPIIETFSFDQVNEALEHLRSGKARYRIVLKH